Proteins encoded within one genomic window of Pseudorasbora parva isolate DD20220531a chromosome 3, ASM2467924v1, whole genome shotgun sequence:
- the tsc1a gene encoding TSC complex subunit 1a isoform X2: MAKDQPNVFDLVPLLGSTDLHELEQVKNLLQETLSADKGTMLLNSLVDYFLDTSSSQALDILSSVREPHDKYLLDKMNECMGKQSCRLSTITLLGHVVRKQPPWIHKIARFPLLASLLKCLKTDSDVVVLITGVLVLITLLPMIPQTNKHLLCEYFDIFGRLAAWNQRHPGAQGLFAVHLHASVYSLFHRLYGMYPCNFVSYLRAHYSMKENVDTFEEVVKPMLVHVRIHPELITGTKDYEVDPIRWKRFEPHDIVIECAKISLDSKEASSEEGYSSLSDHIPRRPVDHSRSNSELSIHEITSVAPMAAVRQSLSLSLPYLTVTPDSGSSAQAPNHQSDEMNSSGTKEEMWSPSSMCGMTTPPSSRGMSPTTVSDVSHSASHLSGRIPSTPGDGKLALSPSTPSGSSPLPSLSEDIGQPAQNTSSSQAKVIQMGKELKNVTPRSTNNNGGVFDAKSPVSLAQFSDIVKRTDGEGEDDTINEEILSLTQRRLDFGMRPGLDCTFSGSLDTLLSSHPSHEQNLVSTPDRVECSAKGGEQQSSWSLWPAFTPIENGKSSTFSMSDLTKESMPYEPLFDLALPKVASLFLERKTAEAFQRAEGEKEDREELEGEDLSATSPLEVLDRVIQQGHDTHEKVLKRTLSSQSQSADQHSGGPVSTSSDELGMLRSQLLLLHNQLLYERHKREQHALRNRRLFGRIVNTTALEEQNNSMKTQLKLQEIEIKTVQVSLQEEQRRSRRVLEDREALVNQLQTQIQQLQKERNDYYSKMQELKSDLLENQKKVGEMEAELQKANNKVCNMGHMITQLSIKLNNSENMEQQMAFLNKQLLLLGEANKLCVDEIDRLGPEASKELNMLQGSSLREVERLMQSSLQQSQRLDTAQQRITDLETQLAKKEQVIREQKKLLENVKSQATEQLQASENRYLAQKNITQALQSELLELYSQIELKNLNTNAPAEPTSEPSSPINQRPNGNRSGPSAPSLSADPIKREEGTHMCFNGEISAGSPQTPTAFINGSQEEDLSALTRSFPALPCDSPLSVGSYPSTRSFLGKRAREMFRNKSESHYEGEPAVLTCLSKDLKVQPITDPTESMELEGATDQADLQPMDRPRAYNIQRRRQQDLRIMDYNETLHEH, translated from the exons ATGGCCAAAGACCAGCCAAATGTGTTTGACCTTGTCCCTCTTCTGGGTTCCACTGACCTGCACGAGCTGGAGCAGGTCAAAAACCTGCTGCAGGAAACTCTCAGTGCAG ATAAAGGGACCATGTTGCTGAATAGCCTCGTGGACTATTTCCTGGATACAAGCTCATCTCAAGCTTTGGACATCCTGTCATCTGTCAGGGAGCCCCATGATAAG TATCTTTTAGATAAGATGAATGAATGCATGGGCAAGCAGAGCTGCCGTCTCTCTACTATTACCCTCCTTGGCCATGTTGTTCGCAAACAGCCTCCATGGATCCACAAGATCGCACGCTTCCCTCTTCTTGCCTCGCTGCTCAAATGCCTCAAG ACTGATTCAGATGTAGTAGTCCTCATAACTGGTGTGCTGGTCTTGATCACTCTTCTACCCATGATTCCTCAAACCAACAAACATCTTCTGTGCGAGTACTTTGATATCTTTGGACGGCTTGCTGCATGGAACCAACGTCACCCAG GTGCTCAGGGATTGTTTGCAGTCCATCTACATGCCAGCGTGTACTCGCTTTTTCATCGTTTATATGGGATGTATCCTTGTAACTTTGTTTCATATTTACGTGCCCATTACAGTATGAAAGAAAATGTTGACACATTTGAGGAAGTGGTGAAG CCCATGTTAGTGCATGTACGGATACATCCTGAGCTCATCACTGGAACCAAAGACTATGAGGTTGATCCAATTAG ATGGAAGAGATTTGAGCCACATGATATTGTGATTGAATGTGCCAAAATTTCGCTGGATTCTAAGGAGGCATCATCTGAAGAGGGATACTCCTCTCTGTCAGATCACATACCACGGCGCCCTGTAGACCATAGCCGATCAAACTCAGAGCTCAGTATCCATG AAATCACATCTGTCGCACCGATGGCTGCTGTTCGTCAGTCTCTTTCTCTGTCACTACCTTATCTCACTGTAACCCCAGACTCAGGTTCCAGCGCACAGGCCCCCAACCATCAA AGTGATGAGATGAACTCGTCAGGGACGAAGGAGGAGATGTGGAGCCCTTCCTCAATGTGTGGGATGACCACCCCTCCCAGCTCTAGAGGAATGTCCCCCACCACAGTTTCTGATGTCTCACATAGTGCCTCCCACCTCTCAGGACGGATACCCAGTACTCCAG GGGATGGAAAATTGGCCCTATCTCCCTCCACGCCTTCAGGGTCATCTCCTCTCCCATCACTTTCAGAGGACATAGGGCAACCTGCCCAAAATACCAGCAGTTCTCAGGCTAAG GTGATTCAGATGGGCAAAGAGCTGAAAAATGTCACACCCAGAAGTACTAATAACAACG GAGGGGTGTTTGATGCTAAGAGTCCAGTGTCATTGGCACAGTTCTCTGACATTGTCAAAAGGACAGACGGGGAAGGAGAGGATG ATACCATCAATGAGGAGATTTTGAGTCTGACCCAGAGGAGACTGGACTTTGGAATGAGACCAGGCCTGGATTGCACTTTTTCCGGCTCCTTGGACACCCTTCTCTCATCTCACCCCAGCCATGAGCAGAATTTAGTGTCCACGCCAGACAGGGTTGAATGCTCTGCCAAAGGAGGAGAGCAGCAATCTTCCTGGTCCCTCTGGCCTGCTTTCACCCCTATCGAGAACGGGAAGAGCAGTACATTTTCTATGTCTGATCTGACGAAGGAATCCATGCCTTATGAGCCACTCTTTGACCTTGCCCTGCCTAAGGTGGCATCTCTGTTTTTGGAGAGAAAGACAGCAGAGGCCTTTCAGAGGGCTGAAGGAGAAAAGGAGGACCGAGAGGAGCTGGAGGGGGAGGATCTTTCTGCCACCTCCCCTCTGGAGGTGTTGGACCGTGTTATTCAGCAGGGTCACGACACTCATGAGAAAGTGCTGAAGAG AACTCTGTCCTCTCAAAGTCAATCAGCAGACCAACACTCTGGAG GTCCTGTGTCTACATCATCAGATGAGCTGGGGATGTTGCGCAGTCAGCTGCTATTGCTGCATAATCAGCTGCTGTATGAGAGACATAAGAGAGAGCAACACGCGCTACGTAACCGCCGTCTGTTTGGCCGTATTGTCAACACGACTGCACTGGAAGAGCAAAACAACTCAATg aaAACCCAACTCAAACTTCAGGAAATTGAGATCAAAACTGTGCAGGTAAGTCTGCAGGAGGAGCAGCGGCGCTCTAGACGGGTACTGGAAGACAGAGAGGCTCTTGTGAATCAATTGCAGACTCAAATCCAGCAGCTACAAAAAGAGCGGAATGACTACTACTCAAAGATGCAAGAGCTAAAG AGTGATTTGCTGGAGAACCAGAAGAAGGTTGGAGAAATGGAGGCAGAGCTGCAGAAAGCCAATAACAAAGTGTGTAATATGGGACACATGATCACCCAGCTGTCCATCAAG CTAAACAATAGTGAAAACATGGAGCAGCAGATGGCTTTCCTGAACAAGCAGCTGCTGCTTTTGGGTGAAGCCAACAAGTTATGTGTGGATGAAATCGACCGCTTGGGGCCTGAGGCTAGCAAG GAGCTGAATATGCTACAGGGGTCTTCGCTGCGTGAGGTTGAGCGTTTGATGCAGAGTTCTCTACAGCAAAGTCAAAGACTTGATACTGCCCAACAGCGCATCACAGACCTGGAGACGCAACTCGCCAAGAAAGAGCAAGTCATCCGAGAGCAAAAGAAACTGCTGGAGAATGTTAAAAGCCAAGCCAC GGAGCAGCTACAGGCTTCAGAAAACCGGTATTTGGCCCAGAAGAACATCACTCAGGCATTACAATCTGAGCTGCTTGAACTCTATAGCCAGATAGAGCTCAAAAACCTAAACACTAATGCACCAGCAGAGCCCACTTCTGAGCCCAGCAGCCCTATCAACCAGAG GCCAAATGGCAACCGTTCAGGGCCATCTGCTCCATCTCTATCAGCCGACCCAATAAAAAGAGAGGAAGGCACACATATGTGTTTCAATGGGGAAATATCTGCCGGGTCTCCACAAACACCCACAGCATTCATTAATGGCAGCCAGGAAGAAGATCTTTCCGCCCTTACCCGTTCATTTCCTGCCCTCCCCTGTGACTCCCCGCTGTCTGTTGGCTCTTACCCTAGTACCAGAAGCTTTTTAGGAAAGAGAGCCAGAGAGATGTTTCGCAATAAGAGTGAGAGCCACTATGAAGGCGAGCCGGCTGTCCTCACCTGCCTTTCCAAGGATCTTAAGgttcagccaatcacagacccCACAGAGAGCATGGAGCTTGAAGGGGCTACTGACCAGGCTGACCTGCAGCCCATGGACAGACCTCGGGCCTATAATATTCAGCGGCGGAGGCAGCAGGATCTGCGAATCATGGACTACAACGAGACCCTCCATGAGCATTGA
- the tsc1a gene encoding TSC complex subunit 1a isoform X1 codes for MAKDQPNVFDLVPLLGSTDLHELEQVKNLLQETLSADKGTMLLNSLVDYFLDTSSSQALDILSSVREPHDKYLLDKMNECMGKQSCRLSTITLLGHVVRKQPPWIHKIARFPLLASLLKCLKTDSDVVVLITGVLVLITLLPMIPQTNKHLLCEYFDIFGRLAAWNQRHPGAQGLFAVHLHASVYSLFHRLYGMYPCNFVSYLRAHYSMKENVDTFEEVVKPMLVHVRIHPELITGTKDYEVDPIRWKRFEPHDIVIECAKISLDSKEASSEEGYSSLSDHIPRRPVDHSRSNSELSIHEITSVAPMAAVRQSLSLSLPYLTVTPDSGSSAQAPNHQSDEMNSSGTKEEMWSPSSMCGMTTPPSSRGMSPTTVSDVSHSASHLSGRIPSTPGDGKLALSPSTPSGSSPLPSLSEDIGQPAQNTSSSQAKVIQMGKELKNVTPRSTNNNGGVFDAKSPVSLAQFSDIVKRTDGEGEDDTINEEILSLTQRRLDFGMRPGLDCTFSGSLDTLLSSHPSHEQNLVSTPDRVECSAKGGEQQSSWSLWPAFTPIENGKSSTFSMSDLTKESMPYEPLFDLALPKVASLFLERKTAEAFQRAEGEKEDREELEGEDLSATSPLEVLDRVIQQGHDTHEKVLKRTLSSQSQSADQHSGGKQHSNKGKGPVSTSSDELGMLRSQLLLLHNQLLYERHKREQHALRNRRLFGRIVNTTALEEQNNSMKTQLKLQEIEIKTVQVSLQEEQRRSRRVLEDREALVNQLQTQIQQLQKERNDYYSKMQELKSDLLENQKKVGEMEAELQKANNKVCNMGHMITQLSIKLNNSENMEQQMAFLNKQLLLLGEANKLCVDEIDRLGPEASKELNMLQGSSLREVERLMQSSLQQSQRLDTAQQRITDLETQLAKKEQVIREQKKLLENVKSQATEQLQASENRYLAQKNITQALQSELLELYSQIELKNLNTNAPAEPTSEPSSPINQRPNGNRSGPSAPSLSADPIKREEGTHMCFNGEISAGSPQTPTAFINGSQEEDLSALTRSFPALPCDSPLSVGSYPSTRSFLGKRAREMFRNKSESHYEGEPAVLTCLSKDLKVQPITDPTESMELEGATDQADLQPMDRPRAYNIQRRRQQDLRIMDYNETLHEH; via the exons ATGGCCAAAGACCAGCCAAATGTGTTTGACCTTGTCCCTCTTCTGGGTTCCACTGACCTGCACGAGCTGGAGCAGGTCAAAAACCTGCTGCAGGAAACTCTCAGTGCAG ATAAAGGGACCATGTTGCTGAATAGCCTCGTGGACTATTTCCTGGATACAAGCTCATCTCAAGCTTTGGACATCCTGTCATCTGTCAGGGAGCCCCATGATAAG TATCTTTTAGATAAGATGAATGAATGCATGGGCAAGCAGAGCTGCCGTCTCTCTACTATTACCCTCCTTGGCCATGTTGTTCGCAAACAGCCTCCATGGATCCACAAGATCGCACGCTTCCCTCTTCTTGCCTCGCTGCTCAAATGCCTCAAG ACTGATTCAGATGTAGTAGTCCTCATAACTGGTGTGCTGGTCTTGATCACTCTTCTACCCATGATTCCTCAAACCAACAAACATCTTCTGTGCGAGTACTTTGATATCTTTGGACGGCTTGCTGCATGGAACCAACGTCACCCAG GTGCTCAGGGATTGTTTGCAGTCCATCTACATGCCAGCGTGTACTCGCTTTTTCATCGTTTATATGGGATGTATCCTTGTAACTTTGTTTCATATTTACGTGCCCATTACAGTATGAAAGAAAATGTTGACACATTTGAGGAAGTGGTGAAG CCCATGTTAGTGCATGTACGGATACATCCTGAGCTCATCACTGGAACCAAAGACTATGAGGTTGATCCAATTAG ATGGAAGAGATTTGAGCCACATGATATTGTGATTGAATGTGCCAAAATTTCGCTGGATTCTAAGGAGGCATCATCTGAAGAGGGATACTCCTCTCTGTCAGATCACATACCACGGCGCCCTGTAGACCATAGCCGATCAAACTCAGAGCTCAGTATCCATG AAATCACATCTGTCGCACCGATGGCTGCTGTTCGTCAGTCTCTTTCTCTGTCACTACCTTATCTCACTGTAACCCCAGACTCAGGTTCCAGCGCACAGGCCCCCAACCATCAA AGTGATGAGATGAACTCGTCAGGGACGAAGGAGGAGATGTGGAGCCCTTCCTCAATGTGTGGGATGACCACCCCTCCCAGCTCTAGAGGAATGTCCCCCACCACAGTTTCTGATGTCTCACATAGTGCCTCCCACCTCTCAGGACGGATACCCAGTACTCCAG GGGATGGAAAATTGGCCCTATCTCCCTCCACGCCTTCAGGGTCATCTCCTCTCCCATCACTTTCAGAGGACATAGGGCAACCTGCCCAAAATACCAGCAGTTCTCAGGCTAAG GTGATTCAGATGGGCAAAGAGCTGAAAAATGTCACACCCAGAAGTACTAATAACAACG GAGGGGTGTTTGATGCTAAGAGTCCAGTGTCATTGGCACAGTTCTCTGACATTGTCAAAAGGACAGACGGGGAAGGAGAGGATG ATACCATCAATGAGGAGATTTTGAGTCTGACCCAGAGGAGACTGGACTTTGGAATGAGACCAGGCCTGGATTGCACTTTTTCCGGCTCCTTGGACACCCTTCTCTCATCTCACCCCAGCCATGAGCAGAATTTAGTGTCCACGCCAGACAGGGTTGAATGCTCTGCCAAAGGAGGAGAGCAGCAATCTTCCTGGTCCCTCTGGCCTGCTTTCACCCCTATCGAGAACGGGAAGAGCAGTACATTTTCTATGTCTGATCTGACGAAGGAATCCATGCCTTATGAGCCACTCTTTGACCTTGCCCTGCCTAAGGTGGCATCTCTGTTTTTGGAGAGAAAGACAGCAGAGGCCTTTCAGAGGGCTGAAGGAGAAAAGGAGGACCGAGAGGAGCTGGAGGGGGAGGATCTTTCTGCCACCTCCCCTCTGGAGGTGTTGGACCGTGTTATTCAGCAGGGTCACGACACTCATGAGAAAGTGCTGAAGAG AACTCTGTCCTCTCAAAGTCAATCAGCAGACCAACACTCTGGAGGTAAACAGCATAGCAATAAAGGAAAAG GTCCTGTGTCTACATCATCAGATGAGCTGGGGATGTTGCGCAGTCAGCTGCTATTGCTGCATAATCAGCTGCTGTATGAGAGACATAAGAGAGAGCAACACGCGCTACGTAACCGCCGTCTGTTTGGCCGTATTGTCAACACGACTGCACTGGAAGAGCAAAACAACTCAATg aaAACCCAACTCAAACTTCAGGAAATTGAGATCAAAACTGTGCAGGTAAGTCTGCAGGAGGAGCAGCGGCGCTCTAGACGGGTACTGGAAGACAGAGAGGCTCTTGTGAATCAATTGCAGACTCAAATCCAGCAGCTACAAAAAGAGCGGAATGACTACTACTCAAAGATGCAAGAGCTAAAG AGTGATTTGCTGGAGAACCAGAAGAAGGTTGGAGAAATGGAGGCAGAGCTGCAGAAAGCCAATAACAAAGTGTGTAATATGGGACACATGATCACCCAGCTGTCCATCAAG CTAAACAATAGTGAAAACATGGAGCAGCAGATGGCTTTCCTGAACAAGCAGCTGCTGCTTTTGGGTGAAGCCAACAAGTTATGTGTGGATGAAATCGACCGCTTGGGGCCTGAGGCTAGCAAG GAGCTGAATATGCTACAGGGGTCTTCGCTGCGTGAGGTTGAGCGTTTGATGCAGAGTTCTCTACAGCAAAGTCAAAGACTTGATACTGCCCAACAGCGCATCACAGACCTGGAGACGCAACTCGCCAAGAAAGAGCAAGTCATCCGAGAGCAAAAGAAACTGCTGGAGAATGTTAAAAGCCAAGCCAC GGAGCAGCTACAGGCTTCAGAAAACCGGTATTTGGCCCAGAAGAACATCACTCAGGCATTACAATCTGAGCTGCTTGAACTCTATAGCCAGATAGAGCTCAAAAACCTAAACACTAATGCACCAGCAGAGCCCACTTCTGAGCCCAGCAGCCCTATCAACCAGAG GCCAAATGGCAACCGTTCAGGGCCATCTGCTCCATCTCTATCAGCCGACCCAATAAAAAGAGAGGAAGGCACACATATGTGTTTCAATGGGGAAATATCTGCCGGGTCTCCACAAACACCCACAGCATTCATTAATGGCAGCCAGGAAGAAGATCTTTCCGCCCTTACCCGTTCATTTCCTGCCCTCCCCTGTGACTCCCCGCTGTCTGTTGGCTCTTACCCTAGTACCAGAAGCTTTTTAGGAAAGAGAGCCAGAGAGATGTTTCGCAATAAGAGTGAGAGCCACTATGAAGGCGAGCCGGCTGTCCTCACCTGCCTTTCCAAGGATCTTAAGgttcagccaatcacagacccCACAGAGAGCATGGAGCTTGAAGGGGCTACTGACCAGGCTGACCTGCAGCCCATGGACAGACCTCGGGCCTATAATATTCAGCGGCGGAGGCAGCAGGATCTGCGAATCATGGACTACAACGAGACCCTCCATGAGCATTGA